The genomic DNA CGATACTTCGCAGCTGATGGTCAGCGTCTCCGGCGTCCGGGGGCGGGTGGGGGAGGGGCTCACGCCGGAGGTGATCGGGCACTTCGCCGCGGCGTTCGGGGCGTACGCGCTGCGGCGCGGCGCCGGGCAGGGGAAGACGGTGGTGATCGGGCGGGACTCGCGCGTCTCCGGGCCCATGTTCGTCCGGGCGGCGACGGCGGCGCTGCAGTCGGTGGGGTGCGACGTGGTGGACGTGGGCGTCTCCGCGACCCCCGGGGTGCAGCTCGCGGTCGAGGACCTGGGCGCGGTGGGGGGGCTGGCCGTGACGGCGAGCCACAACCCCATCGAGTGGAACGCGCTGAAGTTCATCGGCCCCACGGGGATGTTCCTGGACGCGGAGGAGGGCGCGGAGATGCGGGCCTTCCTGGATGGCGAGATCCCGCGCGCCGGGTGGCGCGACCTGGGCGGACGGACCGAGGACGGGGGCGCGGTGCAGCGGCACCTGGACCGGATCCTGGCGATCCCCTTCCTGGACGTGGAGCGGATCCGCGAGCGGCGCTTCCACGTGGCGCTGGACTGCGTGCGCGGGGCGGGGGGGACCATCTTCCCGCGGCTGCTGGAGGCGCTGGGATGCCGGGTGGAGGCCATCAACCTGGAGACGGACGGCCTCTTTCCGCGCGAGCCGGAGCCCGTGGCCGAGAACCTGGGCGAGCTGGAGGAGCTGGTGCGGCGGACGGGCGCCGTCGTGGGGCTCGCCACGGACCCGGACGTGGACCGGCTCTCGCTCGTTTCCGAGGAGGGGCGGGCGATCGGCGAGGACTACA from Longimicrobiaceae bacterium includes the following:
- the glmM gene encoding phosphoglucosamine mutase — its product is MIDTSQLMVSVSGVRGRVGEGLTPEVIGHFAAAFGAYALRRGAGQGKTVVIGRDSRVSGPMFVRAATAALQSVGCDVVDVGVSATPGVQLAVEDLGAVGGLAVTASHNPIEWNALKFIGPTGMFLDAEEGAEMRAFLDGEIPRAGWRDLGGRTEDGGAVQRHLDRILAIPFLDVERIRERRFHVALDCVRGAGGTIFPRLLEALGCRVEAINLETDGLFPREPEPVAENLGELEELVRRTGAVVGLATDPDVDRLSLVSEEGRAIGEDYTLALAARLVLAHRPGPVVTNLSTSRLLDDVAEAAGVPLVRAPVGEINVARRMQKEGATVGGEGNGGVILPDVHLTRDAPVAAALILQLLAESDRPLGALAAEIGRYEIVKEKVPRPEQPLDAVYDELAARFPEADADRQDGLRLSWPAERRWAHLRPSGTEPIVRVICEAPTRGEAAALVEALRAALPE